Proteins encoded by one window of Desulfovibrio ferrophilus:
- a CDS encoding 4Fe-4S dicluster domain-containing protein — MPKAFLIDTTRCTACRGCQVACKEWHNLPAVETKQRGTHQNPADLTPFNYKLVRFSEHLIDGVVKWYFFPDQCRHCLAPPCVQVAEDYAPGAMIQDDETGAIIYTDQTARLSAEEFEEIRESCPYDIPRRDTATGRVTKCDMCIDRVKNNLKPMCVTTCAMGAMEFGERDDMLRLAEKRLATVKKEFPRASLANPDDVNVIYLLADEPERLHKYAIASGLGKMSRKDLFARLARPLTRLG; from the coding sequence ATGCCCAAGGCATTTCTCATCGACACCACGCGCTGCACGGCTTGCCGGGGATGCCAGGTTGCCTGCAAGGAATGGCACAACCTCCCTGCCGTGGAGACAAAGCAACGAGGGACCCATCAGAATCCGGCGGACCTGACGCCGTTCAACTATAAACTGGTTCGCTTCAGCGAGCACCTGATCGACGGAGTCGTCAAATGGTACTTCTTCCCGGATCAGTGTCGCCACTGTCTGGCCCCGCCCTGCGTGCAGGTTGCCGAGGACTATGCACCCGGCGCCATGATCCAGGACGATGAAACCGGTGCGATCATCTACACCGATCAGACAGCACGGCTGTCCGCTGAGGAGTTCGAGGAAATCCGGGAGTCATGCCCTTACGACATCCCGCGCCGAGATACAGCAACCGGGCGCGTGACCAAGTGCGACATGTGCATTGACCGCGTGAAGAACAACCTGAAGCCCATGTGCGTAACCACCTGCGCAATGGGTGCCATGGAGTTCGGCGAACGAGATGACATGCTGCGCCTGGCCGAAAAACGCCTGGCTACGGTCAAGAAGGAGTTCCCGAGAGCGTCGCTGGCAAACCCGGACGACGTCAACGTGATCTATCTTCTGGCCGACGAACCTGAACGTCTGCACAAGTACGCCATTGCCTCAGGTCTCGGAAAGATGAGCCGCAAGGATCTCTTCGCCAGATTGGCACGGCCGCTGACCAGACTGGGTTAG